One Opitutia bacterium DNA segment encodes these proteins:
- a CDS encoding TROVE domain-containing protein yields the protein MAKFSILPFLSRKPTVPNTVNFAGGAAFVQPAKLELVSLLLTTFLQDEFYCTEKQTVARVRELVNKVNDPRFVAKAALYVRHQHGMRSVSHLVAADLAKSVKGARWTKSFFAQVVRRPDDAVEILACYLGAYGRPVPNSLKKGLGAALARFDEHQLAKYRRDHGTFKLVDAVNLVRPPSTAALSKLVKGELAPAQTWETQLTQAGEAESSEQVAAAKSNAWAGLVRERKLGYLALLRNVRNILTHAPEVVDELCSQLADERAVRRSLVFPFQFLAAVDVLQQGNLPHASRVMEALNAAVDHSLVNVPKFEGNTLVALDSSGSMVGRPQKIGSLFAATLVKATGADLMLFSDDARYVSLNRRDTTLTAAASIPFISGGTNFQAIFQRANRAYDRVVILSDMQGWIGGGAPVSQFAEYQRRHAVTTRVFSFDLKGYGTMQFPQERVYCLAGWSDRVFELMQKLDHDPHALVREVEAMALDE from the coding sequence ATGGCCAAATTCAGCATTCTTCCCTTCCTGTCGCGCAAGCCGACCGTGCCCAACACGGTGAACTTCGCGGGCGGCGCCGCCTTCGTGCAGCCGGCGAAGCTCGAGCTCGTGTCGCTTCTGCTCACGACGTTCCTGCAGGACGAATTCTATTGCACGGAAAAGCAGACGGTCGCGCGCGTGCGCGAACTCGTGAACAAGGTCAACGACCCGCGTTTCGTCGCGAAAGCTGCGCTCTACGTGCGCCACCAGCACGGCATGCGCTCGGTCAGCCACCTCGTGGCCGCCGATCTTGCCAAGTCGGTCAAGGGCGCGCGTTGGACCAAGTCGTTCTTCGCTCAAGTCGTCCGCCGTCCCGATGACGCCGTCGAGATCCTCGCGTGTTACCTCGGTGCATACGGTCGCCCCGTTCCGAATTCCCTCAAGAAAGGTCTCGGCGCGGCGCTCGCGCGTTTCGACGAGCACCAGCTCGCGAAATACCGCCGCGACCATGGGACCTTCAAACTCGTCGATGCGGTCAACCTGGTCCGTCCGCCATCGACGGCGGCACTGAGCAAGCTCGTCAAAGGCGAACTCGCTCCGGCTCAGACGTGGGAAACGCAGCTCACGCAAGCGGGCGAGGCGGAGTCCAGCGAGCAAGTTGCTGCAGCGAAATCCAACGCCTGGGCCGGTCTGGTGCGCGAGCGCAAGCTCGGCTACCTCGCCCTGCTGCGGAACGTCCGCAACATCCTGACGCATGCGCCGGAAGTCGTGGACGAACTCTGCTCGCAACTGGCCGACGAGCGCGCCGTTCGCCGTTCGCTGGTGTTCCCGTTCCAGTTCCTCGCCGCGGTCGATGTGCTGCAGCAGGGCAACCTGCCGCATGCCTCGCGCGTGATGGAGGCGCTGAACGCGGCCGTGGATCACTCGCTGGTCAACGTGCCGAAATTCGAAGGCAACACGCTGGTCGCGCTCGACTCGTCGGGCTCGATGGTGGGTCGCCCGCAGAAGATCGGTTCGCTGTTCGCCGCGACGCTGGTGAAGGCGACGGGCGCCGACCTGATGCTGTTCAGCGATGACGCGCGTTACGTTTCGCTGAATCGTCGCGACACGACGCTGACGGCGGCGGCGAGTATCCCGTTCATCTCCGGCGGCACGAACTTCCAGGCGATCTTCCAGCGCGCGAACCGCGCCTACGATCGCGTGGTGATCTTGTCGGACATGCAGGGCTGGATCGGCGGCGGTGCGCCGGTCTCGCAGTTCGCCGAATATCAGCGTCGTCACGCGGTGACGACGCGGGTGTTCAGCTTCGATCTGAAAGGTTACGGCACGATGCAGTTTCCTCAGGAACGCGTCTACTGCCTGGCCGGTTGGAGCGACCGCGTGTTCGAGCTCATGCAGAAGCTCGACCACGACCCGCACGCCCTCGTGCGCGAAGTCGAAGCGATGGCGCTCGACGAATGA
- a CDS encoding HNH endonuclease, producing MNISLLDKPIVLSLNRAWQVIGHRTVKQALVALNGGGDGLPPALGLDIAYPKLEDGGWNFDRPLYLTPLAWGDWTKLPVRDFDFAVHTPRQAIRVPTVIIATQFDRMPVRMPRVTRQAIFERDGGVCQYTGEYVGKGGGNLDHVIPRDRGGRDSFENLVWAKREINSRKANRLPHEAGLQLIRRPRAPLPLPAVAAIREPKHPDWRHFLAL from the coding sequence ATGAACATCTCCCTTCTCGACAAACCGATTGTCCTCTCGCTCAACCGCGCGTGGCAGGTCATCGGCCATCGCACCGTCAAACAAGCGCTCGTCGCGCTGAATGGCGGCGGTGACGGCCTGCCGCCGGCGCTCGGCCTCGATATCGCTTACCCGAAACTCGAGGACGGCGGCTGGAACTTCGACCGCCCGCTCTACCTGACTCCGCTCGCGTGGGGCGACTGGACGAAGCTGCCCGTGCGCGATTTCGACTTCGCCGTGCACACGCCGCGCCAAGCGATCCGTGTGCCGACCGTCATCATCGCCACGCAGTTCGACCGGATGCCCGTGCGCATGCCGCGCGTGACGCGCCAAGCGATTTTCGAACGCGACGGCGGCGTCTGCCAATACACCGGCGAATACGTCGGCAAAGGTGGAGGCAATCTCGACCACGTGATCCCGCGTGACCGCGGCGGCCGCGACTCGTTCGAAAACCTCGTCTGGGCCAAACGCGAAATCAACTCACGCAAAGCCAACCGCCTGCCGCACGAGGCCGGCCTGCAACTCATCCGGCGCCCGCGCGCTCCGCTTCCGCTTCCCGCGGTGGCGGCAATTCGCGAGCCCAAGCATCCCGACTGGCGCCACTTCCTCGCTCTCTGA
- a CDS encoding sigma-70 family RNA polymerase sigma factor yields the protein MNPLAQSPVAVVDLLDIVDTALATVSRRVPLHVARDDLASAGKLALIAAFGQVDGSEDDIRAYCFVRVRGAMLDELRRLDSVSRRSRRAARLVARAQAQLAGELGREATLDELAIATGLEIRAIAAARTTLAADAGGDEFAWDDLADADTPCPATSVELADLRASVVAALDRLPANQSLALRLYYLEDATLDDIAARLNVSRERARQVREAGEKRLRADFVILSLWQTLLNET from the coding sequence ATGAACCCGCTTGCCCAAAGCCCCGTCGCCGTCGTCGACCTCCTCGACATCGTCGACACCGCGCTCGCGACCGTCTCGCGCCGCGTGCCGCTGCACGTCGCGCGCGACGACCTCGCGTCGGCCGGCAAGCTCGCGCTCATCGCAGCCTTCGGCCAAGTCGACGGCTCCGAGGACGACATCCGCGCTTACTGCTTCGTGCGCGTGCGCGGTGCGATGCTCGACGAACTGCGCCGCCTCGATTCGGTGTCCCGTCGTTCGCGTCGCGCCGCCCGTCTCGTGGCGCGCGCCCAAGCCCAGCTCGCCGGCGAATTGGGCCGCGAGGCGACACTCGACGAACTCGCGATCGCCACTGGCCTTGAAATCCGCGCGATTGCTGCCGCGCGCACCACGCTCGCGGCGGACGCCGGTGGCGACGAGTTCGCCTGGGACGACCTGGCGGACGCCGATACGCCCTGTCCGGCGACGAGTGTCGAACTCGCCGATCTGCGCGCCTCCGTCGTCGCGGCGCTCGATCGCCTGCCGGCGAACCAGTCGCTCGCGCTGCGCCTCTATTACCTCGAGGACGCGACGCTCGACGACATCGCCGCGCGCCTGAACGTCTCCCGCGAACGCGCCCGCCAAGTGCGCGAAGCCGGCGAGAAACGCCTGCGCGCCGACTTCGTCATTCTCTCCCTCTGGCAAACCCTCCTCAACGAAACCTAA
- a CDS encoding AAA family ATPase, giving the protein MNRIAAHMGERCWLSFYDGDSKRAADPASPALVAVAGFWPGGGFVEVVPQNGNTLEDHPRHVLAAYAATAVECDRLFAELLAGFIHADAVREGVPRIGILNNAYGSLEVQRITISEEQIVDRDLVEIYYGNGAAAWTDAWVAELGKRRYGLSVLTGAPGTGKTTLLRSLASWLSDTHMFYFMPAARFMQVESGDIVNFWADENRSSKLRKILILEDAESVLLRRADDNREKVASLLNLTDGMMGDALGLHVVCTLNCGLADLDPALLRPGRLAAQREFGPLPLDQARRLAARLHRPLPEKPSTLAEIIHGQPAPVPAPLPPRRLGFHSHLTA; this is encoded by the coding sequence ATGAACCGCATCGCCGCGCACATGGGTGAACGCTGCTGGCTCAGTTTCTACGACGGCGACTCCAAGCGCGCCGCTGATCCGGCTTCGCCCGCACTCGTCGCCGTCGCCGGCTTCTGGCCGGGCGGCGGTTTTGTCGAGGTCGTGCCGCAGAACGGAAACACCTTGGAGGATCACCCGCGCCACGTGCTCGCCGCCTATGCCGCGACCGCGGTGGAGTGTGATCGGCTGTTTGCGGAGCTGCTGGCCGGTTTCATCCACGCGGACGCCGTGCGCGAGGGTGTGCCACGCATCGGCATCCTCAACAACGCCTATGGTTCACTCGAGGTTCAGCGCATCACGATCTCGGAAGAGCAAATCGTGGACCGCGATCTTGTGGAAATCTACTACGGCAACGGAGCCGCCGCGTGGACGGACGCTTGGGTCGCGGAACTCGGCAAACGCCGCTACGGCCTCTCAGTGCTCACGGGCGCGCCAGGCACCGGCAAGACCACGCTGCTGCGATCCCTCGCCTCCTGGCTGAGCGATACGCACATGTTCTATTTCATGCCCGCTGCGCGCTTCATGCAGGTCGAGTCCGGCGATATCGTGAACTTCTGGGCCGATGAAAACCGCAGCTCCAAGCTGCGAAAGATCCTCATTCTGGAGGACGCCGAAAGCGTCCTGCTGCGCCGGGCCGACGACAATCGCGAGAAAGTCGCCTCCCTGCTGAATCTCACCGACGGCATGATGGGCGACGCACTGGGCCTTCACGTGGTTTGCACGCTCAATTGCGGGCTCGCCGATCTCGATCCCGCGCTGTTGCGCCCCGGCCGCCTGGCCGCGCAGCGCGAGTTCGGCCCGCTTCCGCTCGATCAGGCCCGCCGTCTCGCCGCGCGACTCCATCGTCCGCTGCCCGAAAAGCCGTCCACGTTGGCCGAGATCATCCACGGCCAACCGGCGCCCGTGCCGGCACCGCTGCCGCCGCGGCGTCTCGGTTTTCACTCCCACCTTACTGCCTAA
- a CDS encoding RtcB family protein: MNMEIKARDLVAAGWHEGRRMGPALRRARDLESSGLARADVLAQLEKEFPKQLPVILPRYEPAPLAEAIDVETEIEQENVAAARARMHELLHSPVIQRGVIMPDTCPAGGGRATIPVGGAIEVANAIIPGAHSADICCSMFASFFPANHPVGEMMDHLQKVTHFGAGGRPRGHQWSSPVIEEPVWDNPFLTGLTSRARDFLGTQGDGNHFAYFGRIEFTEAQRAAIEAAGYTELSDWITRRDGKFNVLVTHHGSRGLGADVYKRGQVAARKWCDENAKDIPDAAAWLPGDSPEGLAYWDALQYIGRWTRENHALIHEALLRRLGQRALVQIGNEHNFVWKRGDIFLHGKGATPAWRDRDGRPLLGLIPLNMAKEILLVLGADNRDYLSFCPHGAGRNQSRSAMLRPFKDVEGRIEPARVQQVMAELTAGLDIRWFCGAPDLSESPIGYKDAAKVKAQIARYGLAHLVGEIQPLGCIMAGEAPEPPWVRARREKQARHRAERREGAQEAKDPS; encoded by the coding sequence ATGAACATGGAAATCAAAGCTCGTGATCTCGTCGCTGCCGGCTGGCACGAAGGCCGCCGCATGGGCCCGGCGCTGCGCCGCGCCCGCGACCTTGAGTCGTCGGGGCTCGCGCGCGCGGATGTCCTCGCGCAGCTCGAAAAGGAGTTTCCGAAGCAGCTGCCCGTCATCCTGCCGCGCTACGAGCCGGCGCCGCTCGCGGAAGCGATCGACGTCGAAACGGAGATCGAACAGGAGAACGTCGCGGCTGCCCGTGCGCGCATGCACGAGCTCCTGCATTCGCCCGTGATTCAGCGCGGCGTCATCATGCCAGACACGTGTCCGGCGGGCGGTGGTCGCGCGACGATTCCCGTTGGCGGTGCCATCGAGGTCGCCAATGCGATCATTCCGGGCGCCCACTCGGCGGACATCTGCTGCTCGATGTTCGCGTCCTTCTTCCCCGCGAACCACCCGGTCGGCGAAATGATGGATCATCTTCAGAAGGTGACGCATTTCGGCGCCGGCGGCCGTCCGCGCGGCCATCAGTGGTCGTCGCCAGTCATCGAGGAGCCGGTCTGGGACAATCCGTTCCTGACCGGTCTGACGAGCCGCGCGCGCGATTTCCTCGGGACGCAGGGCGACGGCAACCACTTCGCTTACTTCGGGCGCATCGAGTTCACCGAGGCGCAGCGCGCCGCGATCGAGGCTGCCGGCTACACCGAGCTGTCCGATTGGATCACGCGCCGCGACGGGAAGTTCAACGTGCTCGTCACGCACCACGGTTCGCGCGGCCTCGGCGCCGACGTCTACAAGCGCGGCCAGGTTGCCGCGCGCAAATGGTGCGACGAAAACGCCAAGGACATCCCCGATGCCGCCGCGTGGCTGCCGGGCGACTCACCCGAGGGCCTCGCCTATTGGGACGCCCTGCAATACATCGGCCGCTGGACGCGCGAAAACCACGCTCTCATCCACGAGGCGCTGCTGCGCCGTCTCGGCCAGCGCGCGCTCGTGCAGATCGGCAACGAGCACAACTTCGTCTGGAAGCGCGGCGATATCTTCCTGCATGGCAAGGGTGCGACGCCCGCGTGGCGCGACCGCGATGGTCGTCCGCTGCTGGGCCTGATCCCGCTCAACATGGCGAAGGAAATCCTCCTCGTCCTCGGCGCGGACAACCGCGACTACCTCTCGTTCTGCCCACACGGGGCCGGCCGCAATCAGTCGCGCTCGGCGATGCTGCGTCCCTTCAAGGATGTGGAGGGACGCATCGAGCCGGCCCGCGTGCAGCAGGTGATGGCGGAGCTGACCGCGGGCCTCGACATCCGTTGGTTCTGCGGCGCACCGGACCTTTCCGAGTCGCCCATCGGCTACAAGGACGCCGCGAAGGTGAAGGCGCAGATCGCGCGCTACGGTCTCGCCCATCTCGTCGGCGAAATCCAGCCGCTCGGCTGTATCATGGCCGGCGAGGCTCCCGAACCGCCGTGGGTTCGCGCCCGCCGTGAGAAGCAGGCGCGCCACCGCGCGGAGCGTCGCGAGGGCGCGCAGGAGGCGAAGGATCCGAGTTGA